The genomic stretch ATATAAGCCTCTATTAACTCGTATATCGTTGTCTCCGTCTCCACTTTCCACCCCTGAACACACACATGCCCGTCTCTTACATCTGCCCCGATAATAACCCGTCCGGCCCCGTATCTCTCCAGACACTCCCGTGTTTTTTCCCTATTTTGCTGGGCCATACTCCCGATGCAAACAAATGAGGCCCCCGCATCAAACACCCGACAAATATCCTCGTCATTTTTGATACCCCCACTAAAATCAACCTCCAAACGAGTCGCCACACAAATTCGTTCCAGCACCCGCCAATTTATCACCCGAGACTCCCTAGCCCCATCTAAATCCACAAGATGCAAACGCTTCATTCCCATATCTTCGAAACGTCGGGC from Butyricimonas virosa encodes the following:
- a CDS encoding HisA/HisF-related TIM barrel protein; amino-acid sequence: MKITVIPAIDVIGGKCVRLTRGNYDECKTYYDDPVEAARRFEDMGMKRLHLVDLDGARESRVINWRVLERICVATRLEVDFSGGIKNDEDICRVFDAGASFVCIGSMAQQNREKTRECLERYGAGRVIIGADVRDGHVCVQGWKVETETTIYELIEAYMPVLKNVMCTDITRDGMLGGVSLELYRELVTRYPDITFIASGGVGGMEDIQALENVGISSVIVGKAFYENLEFKMDRAN